From Bombyx mori chromosome 26, ASM3026992v2, one genomic window encodes:
- the LOC101744363 gene encoding uncharacterized protein LOC101744363 — MSLRLVLLLCFVAGVIPIQLSLQEGEEINENVVQGSKLNECLNDRRGAEVGVCFGKELINRLNEYEDSDTFSLATGVALVRDEKTPRDIGTFLDKDPMDFRSIMEDASNLISKRSLHWDLSAMYPGLVMRIGPTLANGVLEFVMDPRVKDRAYQHQAQGELSTGRLLARNLLVPFLLGFKFQLSTLLPLLLGLVLLASKKAFLIAKLALLAVTVFSGSGFGQSLGAFSPVSSSYTSYDHPVYHHDHHSSGGYYTRPHHEYYYREKSAETTTASPITPDELRDRLERLFVTKKEVESSRDDRNARNFVWTPINAG; from the exons ATGTCTTTAAGATTAGTGTTGTTGCTGTGTTTTGTGGCTGGTGTTATCCCTATTCAATTATCTCTTCAAGAAGGAGAGGAGATCAATGAGAATGTTGTGCAGGGCTCGAAGTTAAATGAGTGTTTGAATGATAGACGAGGTGCAGAAGTCGGAGTTTGTTTTGGCAAAGAATTGATAAATAGACTGAACGAATATGAAGATTCGGATACTTTTAGTCTTGCGACTGGTGTGGCTTTGGTGAGAGATGAGAAAACTCCGAGGGATATTGGAACTTTTTTGGATAAAGATCCAATGGATTTCAG GTCAATAATGGAGGATGCCAGTAATCTCATCTCCAAAAGATCTCTCCACTGGGACTTGAGTGCCATGTACCCTGGACTGGTGATGAGGATTGGACCAACATTGGCTAATGGTGTATTGGAGTTTGTTATGGATCCGAGGGTCAAGGATCGAGCGTATCAGCATCAAGCCCAAGGGGAATTGTCCACAG gTCGACTTTTGGCGAGAAATTTACTGGTACCATTCCTGTTGGGATTCAAATTTCAATTATCAACTTTACTCCCTCTGTTATTGGGTCTTGTATTGCTTGCCAGCAAAAAAGCCTTCCTAATAGCTAAGTTGGCACTACTGGCTGTCACGGTATTCAGTGGGTCGGGCTTCGGACAATCATTGGGAGCGTTCAGTCCAGTTTCATCTTCTTACACGTCTTACGACCATCCTGTCTATCATCACGACCATCACAGCTCTGGAG GCTATTACACCAGACCACATCACGAGTATTATTATAGGGAGAAATCGGCAGAAACCACTACAGCATCACCCATAACTCCCGATGAACTAAGAGATAGACTAGAGAGACTATTTGTTACGAAAAAAGAAGTGGAGTCATCTAGAGACGACAGGAACGCTAGAAACTTTGTCTGGACTCCTATTAACGCTGGCTAA
- the LOC134201493 gene encoding uncharacterized protein LOC134201493, which produces MATHHLILLTLAVAVTARTANRAEEPRSSEDSFLGDLKTAYDTYKDCTGAELSNCLKRKLAKALSKVANTEELSIPGGVTITKDKDAKVNEVEVEEAVPRGLDESSLDNIIMDKIFRFMQTHTVQFNFPTGSDVQETEEGRDKRKKLAPMLAIPILVIGMMVPLAFGALALLAGKALIVSKLALVLAGIIGLKKLLSPNGGGHEAHEVVVSAGHSASGWSRSLEKAHDLAYKAYAH; this is translated from the exons ATGGCGACCCACCACCTCATTCTGTTAACCTTGGCCGTTGCCGTCACAGCCAGAACTGCTAATCGAGCGGAGGAACCTAGAAGTTCAGAGGACAGTTTTCTAGGGGACTTAAAGACTGCATACGATACTTACAAAGACTGCACCGGGGCAGAGCTTTCGAATTGTTTGAAGAGAAAACTCGCGAAAGCTCTATCGAAGGTGGCTAATACTGAGGAGCTGTCGATTCCTGGTGGAGTAACCATAACGAAAGACAAGGATGCGAAGGTCAATGAGGTGGAAGTTGAGGAGGCGGTTCCGAGAGGTCTGGATGAGAGCTCCCTGGACAACATTATCATGGACAAAATCTTTAGATTCATGCAGACTCATACGGTCCAG TTCAACTTCCCGACCGGCTCCGATGTACAAGAGACCGAAGAAGGCCgtgataaaagaaaaaagctCGCACCGATGCTCGCCATCCCGATCCTCGTCATAGGAATGATGGTGCCTCTGGCTTTCGGAGCTCTGGCTCTACTGGCGGGCAAGGCTCTGATCGTGTCCAAACTGGCCTTGGTGTTAGCCGGTATTATTGGCTTGAAGAAGCTTTTGTCTCCAAACGGTGGAGGTCATGAGGCCCATGAGGTAGTGGTGTCTGCTGGACATTCCGCTTCAGGGTGGAGCAG ATCACTAGAAAAAGCACACGACTTAGCTTACAAAGCGTACGcccattaa